AGATGGTTACTGCCACTTTATTCCTAGACCCTGCAACAAACCCAGATGTCAGCTCTGTCCCCAGATGTACAGCAGCTACTGACATTTCAGCACTTTATAAAATATTgtcaaagacaaaaaaaaatccactttggttgtaagtcaattctgttttattgagtgtaatacagctgtatggaaaaagtcctacaaagaaCTTCTCAGCTGGCAGGGTAAAAAACAGGAATATTTATACATAGTAgtagttagcaaagttctaaagcaaaacaaagacacatCAAAGAAAACATCTTCATTGTACCTTATCAACAGaaggcccataactcttctggcaataTCAGATTGACCAGGGTGGACAGTTCTCATAATCAAGCTAGGtttatttgtcttctactatatcaagaggccttgacagttagaaattccaactAAGCATTTCCATCCTGATTTAACATttttagcattacagcacattcaggcacatacattattccaatcccatcattcagttcacttgcaagaaccaaacaacatgcagaggcctacatacagagcaggtatatcaaggcttctggcATGTTTTCTCAAAATCAAATCATCAAAATAAAATCTGAAAAAAATCTGTTGCATCTCCCCAACCACTCCCCCTTTAGCTCAGAGCTTCTGGGCCACCACTGTGCATACCGCTTTAGCATCAGTAAAAGGGATGAGGAACCTGTTCTCCTGGACCCATTCAATAGCAAAGCCGGCCtctttcagggcttcctctacAGATGCCCGCTCCAAATACAGGCAAGAGAACCGCTGCTGGCCAACCATGTAGTAGGTTTCTTCAAAGATGGCATATAAGACAAGGTGGCCCTTTGGTTTAACAAGGGAGCTGATGTTCTTCAGGGCAGAGCGATAGGTCGGCAGGTCTTTGCAAGCCCCTTCCAGACACAAGGAGGAGAGCAAGCAGTCTGCTGGAGGAAGAGCCAGCGGGCCCAGGGGACTGGGTTGGGTCACGTCACATTTCAGTACCTGCCTGACGGCTCTTCGGACCTTCTCTTCCTTGTCCGCCCACTTTTCCCTGGGAGAGAATACAAGGCGGTTATGAcaacctcaccaccaccatcaaaccACTGCCACCATCAAATGGTCATGATTTTCAAGGCCTCAAGGTGCCCGAACCTTGGCAGTGGTTCCTGCAGGAGCAGCCccattgtagctaggaactggaagattcaaggtgattattgtattgaagagtggtataaagaagtatgggaggttgctattaatgataaattaacgtgtaacataaaagtgagaagaggtatagcaaaaatgaatgttttcgaggaaatttggaagcagttcctaatatttgtgttttctaagggaagtgggaaaccaccagcagaagaggtgttaagcttttggaaacaggaatgatcccgaagggaagggggagcacttatgttgaattatgttggattatgttatgataaagcattatATGTTAACAAATATATATTCAAGCAATTTGTTAGGTAttagtatgttaattgttatgttggtttgtattttatgtagtaataaataaaaaaatatttttttaaaaaaactgaagaaGTAGCCCCCCAACAGAAGCTCAGCTGCTTCCCAATCAGATCAACAGGAAGAGGAGATTGCAAGGAGAGTGTGGGTTATATGTGTGTGTAGGCATGGATGATTGCTGTGTGGGAATGGGCTGGATGTGAATGGCGCATGTGTGTACACCTTGAGCCCTTCCCACTGGTATGCACCCCTGACTACTTTTACCCAAAGGATTGCATCCCTCAGAGGGAAAGTTCCCTCCCCCTTGGTCAGAGCCTCCATCTAGTACTAGGGAGTCTGAGGTAGAAATCTTGACTGCTCCACAAAGCTCGTTGGGTGGCCTTCGGCCAGTCACACTTATCTGACAGCCTAAATGACCTTATCAGGTtcttcagtgaaggctggtggacCCATGACTAGtgggagcagtgaatctgctctgtgtttcagtcagaacttgtcAAAACTCTATGCAGCTACCCAAGGTGTGACacgaattctgactgaaacccggaatggattcactgcccgaCTGACAATGGAGTCACAGCCTCTACTGCAATCGTCATAAGGAAAAAGAAGAATATAGGGGAGAGAACAAGAACATTGTCCAGAAGGGATTACAGTGTTAGAACAATCATTGAGTCCAGCTAACTCCTCTCAAACTTCCCAGGTTCCATACCTGTCTCCCTCCAGCTCACACACATATTTCACCACTGGGCTCCAGTCGAAAGCTTCCGGGTCCTTCTTTAGCCAGCGTTGCATCTCTTCCCGGTTCTGATCGGTATAATCTGTGGCAATGATCTCTCGGAAGGACTCACAGGCAGAGAGGAACTGGTAGATGGTGGGCCCACTCCCAATATCAATCAGGGTGTCTCCTCTGATGCCATCTGTACAAAATCAAACCGATATAACACATTTGCTCAAATCTCAGCCATGAGGCTTGGGTAGCAAcatattgggggaggggagggctgccAATTCCTTTTGCTGCCATTCAAACAGCGGTTCAAGGCCCAGCCAGTGAGGCCAGTTCAAAAGGTGGCAATTCTGTCCATACTAAAACGGAACATTTGCCCCGGTTTGGGAGATCTTATTCCAAGAAAAGCAATAGCACTGGAATGAATGCACATCGTACTTACCTAGAGTGAATGCCTTGTGGAGATTTTTCAGACAAAAAGTTAACATGGCGCTCTCATCCTTTTTCTCAGGATGAAAAGCGTAGTATGTCTCCAAATAATCTTTTGGAACAAAATGCTCAGCATAAAAGTCTTTTTCTGTGAAGCGTCCCTCCATGATCCTTGCAAAATCCTCAGCTGTTCTTTCTTGGGCTGGTCTTTAAAACTGTGTATTTTTGGTTCCGCCTCCTTGTTTCTGTGATGCAATCCAAGGCTTCTCTCTCAGTCAAGCCTCACTGACAGCTCAGCTCATCAGCTCCTTATTTGCTTATTTCCACTCctctaaaacaaagaaataaagcaACCCTTTTAATATGCCCCTATGCAGCCAGGGGCAATCCTTACTTTGGCCGGCGGTCACCACtcccttgcttttaaaaaatatagacaCTGCTGCACTGATTTCCTTCCCAGAAGCTGGCTGCTCTTCTTTGCCTTCCGTGGgctgctgttgcttctgctgGTCTGAGAGTGCCTTTTCTCAGGGCGGTAGATTTTTGCAGTGGGGTTGTCTCCCATGGGGgcactgctggctgggtctgTTGCTGAGCCCAGCTAGTGAATCTTTAAGCTTTTTTCCAAgccgtttctctctctctatcaaATCGAATCAGAGTGGTCCTAAAGAATGTGCAAGATGTTTTCGGCACACACTAGGTTGGGAGGTCTACAAGGATTGTGCATCTGCGTCCTCATGCAAACAGCACATACACAGTTGGTCCAGCCTAATTCAGTACTGACTGAGAGGAACTAGAAGAAGTTTGAGGGAAATGGAGATACTCCTTGATTTAGAGAGTCattacacaggggaaaatcgtgtttccctgctgtcgcttctccgcccgtgtgtttgtccctcattacttcttcttttgaaagaggaagtaaacaacatgcgtGTGGCCCGTTCAgagggccattttttttaatactattttttattgattttcaagtaaggacaaatacaataaacacacagagtaaaagaaaacactcaacaacaatataaatgttcccacagcaccactataaaaaaagcatgggtgttcattccttcaataagcacttggtacagaaaaagatgcaggttaagttagaacctctgaccaaaaggattcctgagtcattgggggtctaggttcgccaggattcatattaataaatgtgaaaaagtccaaacagttttccacaaatgtgtctgatgttatttctcctcttgctaacctgctatgttgtgtcaatttatcatttaaagctagtttttCCAAATCTTaccaaaccagcgttgatggtcaaaaggtctgtcgcttttccagaattgggcaatttcccacctggctacaaccagcaaatgggtgaccaaggctttgggaataatgtttctattagcattcctaaaaatagaaagtagagtcagtgctggatcagtttctacttcaacatggataatgtttgtaatggtttggaaaacccttgaccaaaaagttttgacctgtggccctgcttctcctgcacacagcaggagatagctggaacttccatctttaaaaataagttggactgactggggtgtttttttgtcacacaaagaaagctagaaggggcgggaggcagacgatgttgtgagagggacccattgctgtgagtgcccagcaatgggGGTGCAATAAATATGTATCTGATAGAACATTTAGTCTGAGCTGGAATCAAATCTCTAGTAAAGGGCTGCTATTTTAGGATGAGTTAACAGAGTATTTAAAGTTacttccccctcttccttccacACCCCACTTTTCAGGGGAGAGTGAGTCATATCTTTTCAGATTGTAAACCTGGCAGGCAGCGATTGTCTTTCCTGATTGcatgtaagctgctccgggagtCTTTGTGGCTGAGGGGcaagataaaaatgctttaaataaataaatcgcaaaTAAAGAATAAAGTTGTTACCCGTCCAAACAAAGCGATAAAAAATAACCTAGCACAGAGCCAGCTTGCCAGAAATATCAATTCCTGCAGTGGAACTGGGACCCACAGTACTGGCACAGCTGAAAGATGTTTGAAAATGCTTTTGCTTTTGTTCCACTGTCACCTCTGTTCAAACAGGCTTCGCGGGTTTTTGCAGCAATACAAAACTTGCCAGACCtgcttatctagggtgaccgtatgaaaaggaggacagggctcctgtatctttaatagttccatagaaaaggaaatttcagcagatgtcatttgtatatatggagaacctggtgaaattctctcttcatcaccacagttaaagctgcaggagctatactagagtgagcagatttaaaagagggcagggcaccttcagctttaactggtgtgatgaagagggaatttcaccaggttccccatatatacaaatgacacctgctgaaattcccttttcaatacaactgttaaagatacaggagccctgtcctccttttcatatggtcaccctagcttatcaGAAGCAAAAGTGGCAGGTTCTATACGCACAATAAGCTCTGACCCCTGTTTTATGGCAAATCCCACACTATCTTGCCATCCTGAATTTCTTCTTTGGAGAGtcacttttttttaacaaactgtTTGGGGGCTGTTTCTGACATCATTAGAATTACAGAACACATAATATTCTAGCTTCTGGAGATTTAAAAAGTCAAAATAGATGGATTAAGGaatgaaacttttttaaaaaataaaaaatctgccaGGTGGGAGTGAGCCCTCTTTCTGTACCTGTCTCCCTCCAGCTCGCACACGTATTTCACAATCGGACTCCAATTGAAAGTGTCTGGTTCCTTCTTTATCCAGCGTTGAACCTCTTCCTGGTTCTGAGGGGTGTAATCTGTGGCAATGATCTCTTTGAAGCACTCACAGGCAGCGAGAAATTGGTAGATGGAGGGTCCACTTCCGATATCAAGCAGGGTGTCTCCTTTAATGCCATCTGTGTTTTAAAGACATAATGAGATTTCCCTCCCACCTAGATGAATGACTTACCTCCGCCgcattttcccctccttcattcAGTCGTGCTGGTTGGATGCTGTTACCTTTTACAAGAAGATGAATTAAAGTGCATTGGAATGAAGTGACCCTATGGTTCCTTGGTtctgtattttttgttgtttattcgttcagtcgcttccgactcttcgtgacttcatggaccagcccacgccagagctttctgtcggctgtcgccacccctagctcccccaaggtcaagtctgtcacctccagaacatcatccatccatcttgcccttggtcggcccctcttccttttgccttccactttccctagcatcagcctcttctccagggtatcctgtcttctcattatgtggccaaagtacttcagttttgcctttaataccattccctaaagtgaggacctccacttcccttactaggcttcgtcctttttcttctgctgccccttacgcctggaacgctctcccagaacacttgagaactacaaactcaatcactgcttttaaaactcagctaaaaacttttcttttccctatagccttcaaatattgagtttgttctgactctatactgttagcttctccctacccggtgcctgttaacacttccctgtgcctgtttgcattctccttccctctttattgtttactacaacttattagattgtaagcctatgcggcagggtcttgctatttactgtgttatctgtacagcaccatgtacattgatgatgctatataaataaataataataataataataataataataataataataataataatagagcagtctggctttatttcctggagtgtgggctggtttgatcttcttgcagtccaaggcactctcagatgCCAAATTCCATGAAAACCAAATGCTTCCATCAATCGATCAAtctatttgtatactgctttctcACATACAGTATGCTTAAAGGCAAATCCCTCCTGCCCAAGCCCAGGTGAGTCCTCTTCCTGGTCTTCACTGCTGAAGTGACCAATGAGGAGAGGAGAAACTGAGCTCAGAACTGTTTCATTTACACAAAGCCACCTCCAAGGCTGAATCTTTCCCCAACGCCACCACTTCAGGAGTGAATTAAAGCAAATCCCTTCATCCCCAGCCCAGTGATCATgatccccagccccccccccccccccccgtgagctTTGAGGAGCATCTGCCCTTGCATAAAGCCATTTGTGAGTGCCTAATCTTCCTCAACTATGCATTGAGAAAAGCTCCAACGCTCTGCCCCAGCTGCAAAGCAGGCCTCTAAATACTCAGTTGTGAAAAAAAGAGAGGTGGGACAGCACCATGAAAAGACTATaggaaaaagaggcgactagctctggtgctatgaaatctcaaaaaggtttctttatttttcttatacgaaatataaaaaaaagttctaaaaactttaaaccaaatgtGTACAACGCTCAATGTTTTGGATCTTGTGGATCCGTCGTCAGGAGCTGcacaatgaaatgaaatacttTTCTAAGTATTTATAAATTCAAAACCTTATTGATATTTTTTTACAAGATCGCAGTCGTATTCATTCTGTCTCcgtcagcagtcaaactgttctgTCAAACTGCTGACGGAGACAGAATGAATACGACTGCGATCTTGTAAAAAATATCAATAAGGTTTTGAATTTATAATTACTTAGAAAAGGTAATTATAAGGTAataaaaagtaattcatttcgttGTGCAGCTCCTGACGTTCCTAAAGTTCTTAAGTAGACCTCAACTCTAGGGAATGCTGGCTCACCTATAAAGCCTTTTAATTTACCTGCTGCCACTAGAATAAAACCTCTTTACCCAAAAGAAATGGATGCAAAGTTCCATGAAACCAAATTGCTTCAATCAATCAATTTGTATTCTGCTTGAGCATACTACATACACTATGCTCAAAGGGCTTCAGAGCAAAGCAAGATGAAAGAACAATACATCCCTATACATGTTAAAGAAAAGTCAGAGCAGCTGGAAGCACGTCATCAACCACCAGTATCAAAACAATTAACAAATCATTTcattagcaacagcagcaacaaaacacgGGGAACAGCCTCTGAGACCTTGCTAGTTCACAGCAACAGAGTATAGCCTTTTAAAGAGCTTCATGGGGAGGCAGGGCCAGTCCCTGCCTTATGAGCCCAACTGAGTCCATGGAAGTATTATAATGatcaataattataattattatgatGTATAAAGCACTATCAATG
This DNA window, taken from Elgaria multicarinata webbii isolate HBS135686 ecotype San Diego chromosome 12, rElgMul1.1.pri, whole genome shotgun sequence, encodes the following:
- the LOC134407264 gene encoding nicotinamide N-methyltransferase-like; the encoded protein is MEGRFTEKDFYAEHFVPKDYLETYYAFHPEKKDESAMLTFCLKNLHKAFTLDGIRGDTLIDIGSGPTIYQFLSACESFREIIATDYTDQNREEMQRWLKKDPEAFDWSPVVKYVCELEGDREKWADKEEKVRRAVRQVLKCDVTQPSPLGPLALPPADCLLSSLCLEGACKDLPTYRSALKNISSLVKPKGHLVLYAIFEETYYMVGQQRFSCLYLERASVEEALKEAGFAIEWVQENRFLIPFTDAKAVCTVVAQKL